A genomic region of Alicyclobacillus sp. SO9 contains the following coding sequences:
- the tgt gene encoding tRNA guanosine(34) transglycosylase Tgt, with product MAESAIRFELKKRDLYAPLARRGELVTPHGVIQTPVFMPVGTQASVKTMAPWELEEIGSRIILANTYHLHLRPGEDLVGQAGGLHGFMNWNGAVLTDSGGFQVFSLADLRKITDEGVAFRSHIDGRKLLFTPESVMSIQNALGADIIMAFDECPPYTAERSYVETSLKRTLDWAERCKAAHVRPDEQGLFGIVQGGAFKELRKQSADALVELDLPGYAVGGLSVGEPKDIMYEVLEYTTPWLPADKPRYLMGVGSPDDLFEGVERGIDMFDCVLPTRIARNGTVMTSSGKLVIRNAAYAEDFRPLDENCNCRVCQQFSRAYIRHLIKADEVLGIRLTTYHNLYFLIQLMENIRTAIEENRFLQYKKEFFANYGYDGSLTERV from the coding sequence ATGGCAGAGAGTGCAATTCGTTTTGAATTGAAAAAACGTGACTTGTATGCTCCACTCGCACGTCGTGGAGAACTTGTGACACCTCACGGTGTTATTCAGACTCCCGTGTTTATGCCTGTAGGGACACAGGCTAGCGTGAAGACCATGGCTCCATGGGAATTGGAGGAAATTGGTTCCAGAATTATTTTGGCCAACACCTACCATTTGCATTTGCGCCCTGGCGAAGACCTTGTTGGACAGGCCGGAGGATTGCACGGGTTTATGAATTGGAATGGCGCTGTGTTGACAGACAGCGGGGGCTTTCAGGTGTTCAGTTTGGCTGATCTGCGCAAAATTACGGATGAAGGTGTTGCATTCAGATCTCATATTGACGGCCGTAAGCTGCTGTTTACACCGGAATCGGTAATGTCGATTCAAAATGCCCTTGGTGCAGATATTATTATGGCATTCGATGAGTGTCCTCCGTACACCGCAGAGCGGAGTTATGTGGAGACTTCACTGAAGAGGACACTTGATTGGGCAGAGCGGTGCAAGGCAGCACATGTGCGCCCTGATGAACAAGGGTTGTTTGGCATTGTCCAGGGCGGAGCCTTTAAAGAACTGCGTAAGCAGTCCGCAGATGCTCTTGTTGAGCTTGACTTGCCGGGCTATGCAGTGGGTGGACTGAGTGTAGGGGAACCGAAGGACATCATGTATGAAGTCCTTGAATATACTACGCCGTGGCTGCCTGCGGACAAGCCCCGGTACCTGATGGGGGTTGGTTCTCCAGATGACTTGTTTGAAGGTGTCGAGCGCGGTATTGATATGTTTGACTGTGTGTTACCGACACGAATTGCACGCAACGGCACCGTAATGACGTCGTCTGGGAAATTGGTTATTCGAAATGCGGCATATGCAGAGGATTTTCGCCCACTGGACGAGAATTGTAACTGTCGAGTATGTCAACAGTTCTCTCGTGCCTACATTCGCCATTTAATCAAGGCAGATGAGGTTCTGGGGATTCGCTTGACCACTTACCACAATCTCTATTTTTTGATTCAGCTTATGGAAAACATCAGAACAGCCATCGAAGAGAACCGTTTTTTGCAGTATAAGAAGGAATTTTTCGCAAATTATGGATACGATGGTTCATTAACTGAGAGGGTGTGA